The Gemmatimonadaceae bacterium DNA segment CCGGGCGCGGCGCGATCCGTCCGCCGCGGTGCTCCACCGCGGCTTGGATGTCCGGCACGTTCAGGCCGTCGTGCCCGCGGCCGATGACGCGCACCGTCCACGACGCCGTCGCGAAGGTGACGGCTGTGAGTAGGGGGCGGAAGGCCAGCAGCCCCAGCTCGGGCAGCACGAGGGCCGGCCAGACGACAAACGCCGAGTGGGCCAGCGCGATGCCCTTGTAGAAGGCCAGCACCCCAAGCGCCGCGCCAATGCCGATGATCACCGCGAAGGCGACGAGGGTGGGTTCTGTGCCGAGGCGCAGGGCGGTGAAGCGCCCCACCAGATAGTCGCGGCCCCCGCGCAGGGCGTGGAGCAGGCGCCGGCGACCCCGGCGCACCTGCGTCCTGACGACCCGGATGGACCGGCTCGACCGCCGCGCCGGAGGCCGCGCGTCGTCGGGGGGTGGGACGTTCATTCCGCGCAGAATCTAACCCCTTACACGGCAACGCGTTTGCCTTGACCTTCCGTCTTCCGTCTTGTAGCTTCAAAGGCTGTCCGGAAATCCCGGCCAGTGCGTACCCACTTAATCCTCGTCCGCGGCGAGCCGAACCCCCGCGTGTGGAGATGTCGCAATGACTGCCGTCGAACCCGAAACGCTGACCCCTGAGGAAATCGCGCGCCAGAAGCGCGATGCCCAGCGCGCGCAGCTCCGCCCCCTCGCCAACCGCCGCCCCGAGCTCTACGACGAAGACGAACTGTCGTCGGATGAGTTCGAAGCGATGATGGAGATGTACAACGGGACCCTCGCCTCCATCGAAGAAGGCGAGATCGTCAAGTCCCGTGTGCTCGAGATCCGCGAGAACCTCGTCGTCCTCGACATTGGATTTAAGTCCGAAGGCACGATCCCGCTCGAAGAGTTCAAGGATATGCCCGAGCTCAAGGTCGGGGACGAAGTCGAAGTCCTCCTTGAGCACCTCGAAGATTCCGAGGGCTCGGTCGTCCTGTCGAAGAAGAAGGCCGACTTTATGCGCGTGTGGGAGCGTATCCGCGTCGCGTACGAGTCCGACCAGCCGGTGACCGGCACGCTCGTCAAGAAGATCAAGGGCGGTGTGGTCGTCGACCTGATGGGCGTCGACGCCTTCCTCCCGGGGTCGCAGATCGCGCTGCGGCGCGTCCCGAACATCGACGAGCTCCTCGGCCAGACCTACGAGTTCAAGATCATCAAGCTCAACAAGCGCCGCCGCAACATCGTCGTGTCTCGCCGCGTCATCCTCGAGACCGAGCGGGCCGGCAAGCGCGAGAAGCTGATGAAGGAGCTCAACAAGGACCAGGTGCGGAAGGGCGTGGTCAAGAACATCACGGACTTCGGCGCCTTCATCGACCTCGGCGGCGTGGACGGCCTGCTCCACATCACCGATATGTCCTGGGGCCGCATCTCGCACCCCAGCGAGATGGTCCAGATCGGGATGGAGCTCGAGGTCAAGGTGCTCGACATCGATTGGGAGCGCGAGCGCATCTCGCTCGGCCTCAAGCAGCTCCAGGCCTACCCGTGGAAGGACGTGGCCGACAAGTTCCCCGTCGGCACGCGCGTCAACGGCAAGGTCGTCAGCATCACCAACTACGGCGCCTTCATCGAGCTCGAGCCGGGCATCGAGGGCCTCGTGCACATCTCCGAGATGAGCTGGACGCGCAACGTCCGCCATCCCTCGAAGCTCGTCAGCATCGGCGAGGCCATCGAGGCCGTGGTGCTCAAGGTCGATTCCGCCGAGGAGAAGATCTCGCTCGGGATGAAGCAGACCGAGCAGGATCCGTGGATGGTGCTGCCGCTCAAGTACCCCGTCGGCACGCGCCTCAACGGCAAGGTCCGCAACCTGACCTCGTTCGGCGCCTTCGTCGAGATCGAGCCGGGCATCGACGGCCTCATCCACATCTCCGATATGTCCTGGACCAAGCGCGTCCAGCACCCGTCGGAGGTCGTGAAGAAGGGCGACGCGGTGGACGTGGTCATCCTCAACATCGACGCCGAGAACAAGCGCATCTCGCTCGGCCTCAAGCAGGCGTCTGAGGATCCGTGGCTGCGCATCGGCGAGACGCTGCCGGTCGGCACCGAGCTCCCGGGCAAGGTCGCCCGCCTGATGGACAAGGGCGTCGTCGTGGACATCGGCAACGACATCGAAGGCTTCGTGCCGCTCTCGCACCTCAACCTCACCGGCCAGCAGGTCAACAGCTCTGCTGACGTGGCGTGGGAAGGGATGGCGATGAACGTGCGCATCCTCGAGGTCGATCCGATCCACCGTCGCATCGTGCTTGGCGTCGTCGACATTCCGGCGGGGCAGGAGCGCCCGGCGGAGCCGTCGAAGGTGCACACGGAAGATGAGGATAACATCCCGATTCCGGCGGATCTTGATGCCGTTGCCGACGAGGAGTAAGTCCTCGGCGTGGACGGATGACGGATGACGGATGCAAACGGCGCCCCGGTCGAGCGATGCTCGGCCGGGGCGTTGTGCGTTCGGCCGCTCGCTGGAGGCGGGCCCGCGCGATAACTTCGTGGGCGTGACCATCCGCGCCCGAGTCGCCTGAGTGCTGAACGATCGCGTCGACGTCGAGACGCCGGAACTCGTGGTCGTCTCGTACGACCTCGCCGGCGTGGGGAGCCGCATCAATGCGGCGTTGATCGACTACGCCATCTGTCTGGTGGCCATCATCGGAGTGTTCGCGTTCACAGTCGCATCGCTCCCCGATGGGTGGCGATCGTCGGTGGACTCCTCGGCTGCCGTCGGGTGGGCGCTGGCGATTATGACGATGGCGCAGTTCGTCGTGATGTGGGGCTACTTCGTGCTCTTCGAGGCGCTGGCGGATGGCCGGACGATCGGCAAGCGCGTGATGCGCCTGCGGGTGGTGCGCGAGGGGGGACTCTCCGTGACGTTCGGCGCGTCGGCGGTGCGCAACCTGATGCGCATCATCGATATGCAGCCGGGGTTCACGTATGCGGTGGGCATCGTATCGATGATGCTGCAACACCAAGGACGACGGCTTGGTGACCTCGCTGCCGGAACGCTCGTGGTGCGGGAAGAGCTCGTGCCACCGCTGGTGACGGAGGCCGGTGCCGGTGCGGCCGAATCGCTCCCGACCGCGCAGGCCGAGCTCAACGAAGCGGAGTTCCTCCTGCTCGATCGCTTCATCGATCGCCGCTCCGAGTTTGACTCCGAGCGCAGAGCCCAGTTCGTATCACAGTTGCGGACGCAGTTTGCGAGCCACCTGGTCCGCTTTGCCGGGTCGAGTCCGCTCGCGCAGTTGGTGCAGTTGCACGCGGCGGAGCGCGGAGCGCGTGCGCGCGGTGCCGCCGTGCGCCAGGACACGGGGGCCGCGCGCGAGCGCCACGCGATCGTGGCGGCAAACGCCACGCGCTGGAGCGCCTTTTCCTGGCGGCTCGCGCGTGCGCAGCAGAACGGGCTCCGCAGCTTGGGGGAGGAGGGCGTGCGCGACTTCGTCGCGGAGTACCGTGAGCTGACCGCCGACTTGGCGCGGCTTCGCGCGGCGACGCAGGGCGGGGAGAGCCGAGAGCTGTTCTACCTGAACCGCTTGGTGTCCGCCGCACACAACTTGCTGTACCGTCGCCGGACGATCCCGGTGACCGACGCCGTGCGCTTTCTCTTCGTCTCCGTGCCGCAGGAGATCCGGCGCTCATCCTCGGTGATCCTGTTGGCCGCGCTCCTGCTCTTCGTGCCAATGGCGGTGACTGGCGTGGCGGTGCTCCGCGACCCGGATGCAGCGGTGGCCTTCTTGCCGCCGGCGATGCTTGATCGCGCTGAAGAAGGCGTGGCGGCGGCCAAGCGCGGCGACGGCTATGTCGAGATTCCTGAGATCTATCGGCCGACGATGGCGTCAGGGATCATCGCCAACAACATCCAGGTCGCATTCCTCGCCTTCGCCGCCGGCATTACGGCCGGCGCGATCACCTGCGTCGTGCTGGTCAGCAATGGCTTCAGCATCGGCGCGGCGCTCGGGCTCTACGGCGCGAAGGGCATCTTCTCCCTGATCCTCGCGTTCATCGCTCCGCACGGCGTGCTGGAACTGGTTGCGATCTGCATCGCCGGCGGCGCTGGCCTGTTGCTCGGTGCGGCGCTGTTGATCCCTGGCGACCGGACGCGGCGCCGCGCGCTGCGCGAGAACGGCCAGCGGGCCATCACGCTGGTGGCTGGCGCGACGTTGCTGCTCCTCGTCGCCGGTGTCATCGAGGGGTTCATCTCACCGATCTCGTGGTGGCCGCTCGAGCTGAAGCTCATCGTGTCGGCGATCACGAGCCTGCTGCTGTACGGGTACGTCCGGCAAGGCGCCGTCAGAGCGAACCGCGCGCCTTGAGCTCGAGGTAGCGGTTGATGACGCTCGCGGTCATCACCTCCGGGCTGACGTCCAGCACCACGGCGCCGGCGCGCCGCATCCGCTCCAGCGCCTCCTCGCGCGACTCCAGCATCTCGGCCGCGGCGGCAGTGGCGTAGAGTTCGGTGTCGCTGGTCTCGGCGCGTGGGACGGCGAGCGCGTGCAGGGGATCGTTGCGCAGCGCGACGACCAGCACCAGATGCCGAGCGCTCGAACGCGAGACGTGGGCGATCAGGGCTCGCGATGCGCGGACGCCGAGCACGTCCGAGTAGAGCACGATCAGCGCCCGCCTCCGCTGCTGTGCGGCGAGAAAGCGAAACGCCGAGGCATAGTCGGGCTCGACGGTCGAGGCCGTGACCGGCACGAAGGCGTCGCGGACGTCGCGCAACGCGCCGCGACTGCGATGCGCCGGCACGAACGCGCGGACCTTGTCGTCGAAGACCATCGTCCCGACCCGGTCGCCGGCCATTACCGCGACGTCGGTCAGGATGAGCGCCGAGGCCAGCGCCTGCTCGAAGCGAGAGAAGTCGCCCGCGAGTTGCGTCATCCCGCGTCCGGCATCGATGAGCGTCAGGACGGTTTGGGCACGCTCGATTGTGTACTCGCGCGTGATTGGCTTGGACCGCTTGGCCGTCGCCTTCCAGTCGATGTGGCGAACATCGTCGCCCACGACGTACTCGCGAAGGCCGGCGAATCCCTGGCCCTCGCCGCGTAAGCGCTGGAGCCGGACGCCGGCAGTCTCGAGGCGGTGTTGCATCAAGAGGAGGCGAAACCGGCGCACGCCCGCAACGCTCGGCAGGACGCGAATGCGGTCCTCTGGCGTCGCGCGGATGCGCACGCCGACGAGGCCAAGCGATGTCGTCAGCCGCACGCCGACGGGCCCGAGCACGTCTTCTGCCCGCTTGATGCCGCGCAACGGGACCTCGACGCTTGTGGTGCTGTGCGCCGCCACCACAAGCCGTGTGGTGCCCAGTCCGCCGGCGACGCAGGGGGGAAGGCGGTCCTGCGCCAGGGCGCGCAACGGCATCGCGGTCGCGTTCGTGAAGCGGTAGCTGATCGCCGCGTCGTCGCCCAGTCCAGTGCTTTCCGGTGCCTCTCGCGCAATGCGGAAGCTATGACGGCTGGGGAGCCGGAACAGGTCGATCACCACGCCGAGCGCGATGGCCCCGAGGGCCGTCGC contains these protein-coding regions:
- a CDS encoding stage II sporulation protein M gives rise to the protein MLNDRVDVETPELVVVSYDLAGVGSRINAALIDYAICLVAIIGVFAFTVASLPDGWRSSVDSSAAVGWALAIMTMAQFVVMWGYFVLFEALADGRTIGKRVMRLRVVREGGLSVTFGASAVRNLMRIIDMQPGFTYAVGIVSMMLQHQGRRLGDLAAGTLVVREELVPPLVTEAGAGAAESLPTAQAELNEAEFLLLDRFIDRRSEFDSERRAQFVSQLRTQFASHLVRFAGSSPLAQLVQLHAAERGARARGAAVRQDTGAARERHAIVAANATRWSAFSWRLARAQQNGLRSLGEEGVRDFVAEYRELTADLARLRAATQGGESRELFYLNRLVSAAHNLLYRRRTIPVTDAVRFLFVSVPQEIRRSSSVILLAALLLFVPMAVTGVAVLRDPDAAVAFLPPAMLDRAEEGVAAAKRGDGYVEIPEIYRPTMASGIIANNIQVAFLAFAAGITAGAITCVVLVSNGFSIGAALGLYGAKGIFSLILAFIAPHGVLELVAICIAGGAGLLLGAALLIPGDRTRRRALRENGQRAITLVAGATLLLLVAGVIEGFISPISWWPLELKLIVSAITSLLLYGYVRQGAVRANRAP
- a CDS encoding DUF58 domain-containing protein: MLWIVPGIGSLLGATALGAIALGVVIDLFRLPSRHSFRIAREAPESTGLGDDAAISYRFTNATAMPLRALAQDRLPPCVAGGLGTTRLVVAAHSTTSVEVPLRGIKRAEDVLGPVGVRLTTSLGLVGVRIRATPEDRIRVLPSVAGVRRFRLLLMQHRLETAGVRLQRLRGEGQGFAGLREYVVGDDVRHIDWKATAKRSKPITREYTIERAQTVLTLIDAGRGMTQLAGDFSRFEQALASALILTDVAVMAGDRVGTMVFDDKVRAFVPAHRSRGALRDVRDAFVPVTASTVEPDYASAFRFLAAQQRRRALIVLYSDVLGVRASRALIAHVSRSSARHLVLVVALRNDPLHALAVPRAETSDTELYATAAAAEMLESREEALERMRRAGAVVLDVSPEVMTASVINRYLELKARGSL
- a CDS encoding 30S ribosomal protein S1, which codes for MTAVEPETLTPEEIARQKRDAQRAQLRPLANRRPELYDEDELSSDEFEAMMEMYNGTLASIEEGEIVKSRVLEIRENLVVLDIGFKSEGTIPLEEFKDMPELKVGDEVEVLLEHLEDSEGSVVLSKKKADFMRVWERIRVAYESDQPVTGTLVKKIKGGVVVDLMGVDAFLPGSQIALRRVPNIDELLGQTYEFKIIKLNKRRRNIVVSRRVILETERAGKREKLMKELNKDQVRKGVVKNITDFGAFIDLGGVDGLLHITDMSWGRISHPSEMVQIGMELEVKVLDIDWERERISLGLKQLQAYPWKDVADKFPVGTRVNGKVVSITNYGAFIELEPGIEGLVHISEMSWTRNVRHPSKLVSIGEAIEAVVLKVDSAEEKISLGMKQTEQDPWMVLPLKYPVGTRLNGKVRNLTSFGAFVEIEPGIDGLIHISDMSWTKRVQHPSEVVKKGDAVDVVILNIDAENKRISLGLKQASEDPWLRIGETLPVGTELPGKVARLMDKGVVVDIGNDIEGFVPLSHLNLTGQQVNSSADVAWEGMAMNVRILEVDPIHRRIVLGVVDIPAGQERPAEPSKVHTEDEDNIPIPADLDAVADEE